The Pirellulales bacterium region AGCGATCCAGCAGCGTATTTTGTAAACGCAATTCGGCCAGCGCTTCGAGAAATAGGGATTTCGTCCGACCGACCTCCGCGGCATCGACGAGGGCGAGCAGTTCGCCTTCGTGAACCTTATCGCCAACCTGCTTGAGAACTTTCCATACCGTACCTGCAGCGCGACTGGCCAGATGCGCAAGCTGGGTTTGGTCGTAAACGATTTCGACATTGGCGCTAATGGCCTCGACGATCGGCGACCGCTGCACCCTAAATATGTCGATTCCCGCCTTGTCCACAGCTTCCGCCGAGGCGAACTGGATGCGATGTCGATGCAGCAGGCAACGCCGATTGTTTTCGGCTCGAGGCAACAAGGCTAGCGCCCGTTGAGCACGTTCAAGGTCTGCCGACTCGACCGTGGCAGGTTTTTTCAGTTGCGATACCTCAGGGTGGTGCAACGGGCATTGCGCGACGCCGTGTTCGCTGCACCAACCAAAATCGTTTAGCGGAGACTGATCCTGCGATTGGCATTCGATGCAAATTTCTTCCGGCACACTATGTTCCTCGCACCAAGTTGATGCTTTTTCACTTCCTTCCAGCGAGGAGTTGCCGTCAATAAATTTCCATTCCGTTTGATGCCCCCAAATCGCCATTCCGACAAATGCGGCAACGACTGCGCTGGTCGAAACTGCTTGCCGCACGCGATGTCTTGGGCGGGGTGCGATTGCAGCCTCAGCGGTTCGGGGCAACGGAGGAACATCCGTGGCCTTTATTGGCGGCGCTGCCGTACTTGAGTAGGCATGATGGGCAATTGACATGATTCAC contains the following coding sequences:
- a CDS encoding efflux RND transporter periplasmic adaptor subunit, whose translation is MSIAHHAYSSTAAPPIKATDVPPLPRTAEAAIAPRPRHRVRQAVSTSAVVAAFVGMAIWGHQTEWKFIDGNSSLEGSEKASTWCEEHSVPEEICIECQSQDQSPLNDFGWCSEHGVAQCPLHHPEVSQLKKPATVESADLERAQRALALLPRAENNRRCLLHRHRIQFASAEAVDKAGIDIFRVQRSPIVEAISANVEIVYDQTQLAHLASRAAGTVWKVLKQVGDKVHEGELLALVDAAEVGRTKSLFLEALAELRLQNTLLDRLRPLKENGTIAGRKFTESQAAVQAAEIKLRTARQALVNLGLPIDPKEYDGMELSDIARRIERLGLPDEIAGVDAQSLSSNLLPIRASLEGVVVERDTVPGEVITTDTRLLTVANTRRMWLMLNVRQEDISSVDLNQTVRFRPTGDGKGPEVVGPITWINTAVDAATRTVQVRAELTNTDGKLRSNTFGTGRIVLRDEPDAIVVPSESVHWDGCCNVVFVRDKDYFEPNSPKFFHVRKVRLGVEQDGLTEII